In Candidatus Margulisiibacteriota bacterium, one genomic interval encodes:
- a CDS encoding MotA/TolQ/ExbB proton channel family protein, translated as MVILVLLGFCSTLSLAVILERLVFFWTHKKFTAGEAEQHLYLLSTCISAAPLLGILGTVVGIQQAFGGYALSGDMQSIAGGIAIALQTTAAGLLIALTDLVFYNYFSHKADHA; from the coding sequence ATGGTCATTTTAGTTTTATTGGGTTTTTGCTCGACGCTTTCTCTGGCGGTCATTTTAGAGCGGCTGGTCTTTTTCTGGACGCATAAAAAATTTACCGCCGGAGAAGCCGAGCAGCATCTCTACCTGCTGTCCACCTGTATTTCCGCCGCGCCGCTTCTGGGCATACTGGGCACGGTGGTGGGTATTCAACAGGCTTTTGGCGGCTATGCGCTGTCCGGCGATATGCAGTCTATCGCGGGCGGCATAGCGATCGCTTTGCAAACGACGGCGGCGGGATTGTTGATCGCCCTGACCGATCTGGTTTTTTATAATTATTTTTCCCACAAGGCCGACCATGCGTAA
- a CDS encoding energy transducer TonB — protein sequence MIRYFLLSLFLHLLVLLPLNLTGRLAFNNFYFGAGQSGSAQPVMPAGLFSVEQTDAGYAIVGVEELAVYADPQNFPPRYPPLALLRRWQGETTLLLYINKNGAIDRVFLEKSSGHKILDEAALNTAAAWRFSSLNRNIQVRFPVRFVLDR from the coding sequence ATGATACGCTATTTTTTGCTCTCGCTGTTTCTGCATCTTTTGGTTTTATTGCCGCTGAACTTGACTGGCAGGCTGGCTTTCAATAATTTTTATTTTGGCGCCGGACAGAGCGGCTCCGCTCAGCCCGTAATGCCGGCCGGCTTGTTTTCCGTTGAACAGACGGACGCTGGTTATGCGATCGTCGGTGTGGAAGAATTAGCTGTTTATGCCGACCCGCAAAATTTCCCGCCGCGTTACCCGCCGCTGGCTCTGCTCCGCCGCTGGCAGGGCGAAACGACCCTGCTCCTGTATATCAATAAGAACGGCGCCATAGACAGAGTGTTTTTAGAAAAATCCTCCGGTCATAAAATTTTAGACGAAGCGGCGCTGAATACAGCGGCGGCCTGGCGGTTTAGCAGTCTGAACAGAAATATACAGGTCAGATTTCCGGTCAGGTTTGTGCTGGATCGATAG